One window of the Benincasa hispida cultivar B227 chromosome 3, ASM972705v1, whole genome shotgun sequence genome contains the following:
- the LOC120072563 gene encoding WD repeat domain-containing protein 83, whose protein sequence is MSVSELPTKESNVLKGHEGGVLAARFNSDGNYCLSCGKDRTIRLWNPHRGIHIKTYKSHGREVRDVHVTPDNSKLCSCGGDRQVFYWDVSTGRVIRKFRGHDGEVNAVKFNEYASVVVSAGYDQSLRAWDCRSHSTEPIQIIDTFSDSVMSVCLTKSEIIGGSVDGTVRTFDMRIGREISDNLGHPVNCISMSNDANCILASCLDSTLRLLDRSSGELLQEYKGHTCKSYKLDCCLTNTDAHVTGGSEDGFIYFWDLVDASVVSKFRAHSSVVTSVSYHPKDKCMITASVDGTIRVWKNESQ, encoded by the exons ATGAGCGTCTCAGAATTACCGACGAAGGAGAGCAATGTCCTGAAAGGGCATGAAGGTGGAGTTCTAGCTGCAAGGTTCAATAGCGATGGCAATTACTGCCTCAGCTGTGGCAAGGACCGCACAATTCGCCTCTGGAATCCTCACCGTGGTATTCACATCAAGACCTACAAATCACATGGCCGTGAAGTCCGCGACGTCCATGTCACCCC AGACAACTCCAAGTTATGTTCATGCGGCGGTGATCGCCAAGTCTTCTATTGGGATGTTTCTACAGGTCGCGTCATTCGAAAATTTCGTGGCCATGATGGCGAG GTGAATGCTGTGAAATTTAATGAGTATGCTTCTGTCGTAGTCTCAGCAGGCTATGATCAATCATTGCGTGCTTGGGACTGCAGATCTCATAGCACTGAGCCAATTCAG ATCATTGATACATTTTCAGACAGTGTAATGTCTGTTTGCTTAACAAAAAGTGAAATAATTGGAGGAAGTGTTGACGGCACTGTTCGAACATTTGATATGCGAATTGGTAG AGAAATATCGGATAACTTGGGGCATCCTGTAAATTGTATCTCCATGTCCAACGATGCTAATTGCATATTAGCTAGTTGCTTAGATTCAACTCTCCGTCTATTGGACAG GTCTTCTGGTGAGCTATTACAAGAATATAAGGGCCATACTTGTAAG TCTTACAAGTTGGATTGCTGTCTTACCAATACTGATGCACATGTAACTGGCGGATCTGAGGATGGATTCATTTATTTCTGGGATTTAGTAGATGCATCTGTTGTCTCCAAGTTTCGAGCTCATTCCTCTGTT GTGACGAGTGTGAGTTACCACCCGAAAGATAAATGTATGATAACTGCCTCCGTAGATGGGACGATTCGGGTTTGGAAGAATGAGAGCCAATAG